A single genomic interval of Megalobrama amblycephala isolate DHTTF-2021 linkage group LG15, ASM1881202v1, whole genome shotgun sequence harbors:
- the ube2q2 gene encoding ubiquitin-conjugating enzyme E2 Q2 isoform X4 yields the protein MSVSGLKAELKFLESIFDPNHERFRIIDWKPDELSCQFNVTGEKLLIIHCNITESYPSTPPIWFVDSDDPSLTEVLERLEDVRKGNTLLLQQLKRLICDLCRLYNLPQHPDVEMLDQPLPAGPINQDKKHGTTDEVTSEEEEEEEMAEDIEDLDHYDMKEEPVDGKKSEDDGIEKENLAILEKIRKNQRQDHLNGAVSGSVQASDRLMKELREIYRSQSYKTGIYSVELVNDSLYEWHVKLRTVDPDSPLHSDLQVLKEKEGMDYILLNFSYKDNFPFDPPFVRVVSPVLSGGYVLGGGALCMELLTKQGWSSAYSIESVIMQINATLVKGKARVQFGANKNQYNLARAQQSYKSLVQIHEKNGWYTPPKEDG from the exons ATGTCGGTGTCGGGGCTGAAGGCCGAATTAAAGTTCCTGGAGTCAATCTTTGACCCAAACCATGAGCGATTCAGAATAATCGACTGGAAGCCCGATGAACTGAGCTGCCAGTTCAATGTGACAGGAGAAAAGCTGCTGATTATTCACTGCAATATCACG GAGTCTTACCCTTCAACCCCACCAATATGGTTCGTTGATTCAGATGATCCAAGTCTGACTGAAGTCCTTGAACGCCTAGAGGATGTCAGAAAAGGCAATACTTTG CTCCTACAGCAGCTGAAAAGGCTGATCTGTGATTTATGCCGACTCTATAACCTGCCCCAGCATCCTGATGTGGAGATGCTGGATCAGCCACTTCCTGCTGGACCCATCAATCAAGACAAGAAG CATGGAACAACAGATGAAGTGACAtcagaagaagaggaggaagaggaaatgGCAGAG GATATTGAAGATCTAGACCACTATGACATGAAAGAGGAACCAGTTGATGGGAAAAAGTCGGAGGACGATGGCATCGAGAAGGAGAATCTGGCCATTCTGGAGAAAATCCGCAAGAACCAGAGGCAGGACCACTTGAAC GGTGCGGTGTCTGGTTCAGTTCAGGCCTCTGACCGCCTCATGAAGGAACTCAGGGAGATCTATAGATCACAGAGTTATAAGACAG GTATCTATTCAGTGGAGTTAGTCAATGATAGCCTGTATGAGTGGCATGTCAAGTTAAGGAC GGTTGACCCAGACAGTCCGTTACACAGCGACTTGCAGGTTTTGAAGGAAAAAGAAGGCATGGACTACATTCTGCTCAATTTCTCTTATAAA GATAACTTTCCTTTTGATCCTCCCTTTGTACGGGTTGTGTCTCCTGTCCTGTCTGGAGG CTATGTTCTTGGAGGAGGAGCCTTGTGTATGGAGCTACTTACAAAACAG GGCTGGAGCAGTGCCTACTCAATAGAGTCAGTCATCATGCAAATCAACGCCACCTTAGTCAAAGGGAAAGCCAGAGTGCAGTTTGGAGCAAATAAG aaTCAATACAATCTTGCCAGAGCACAACAGTCATACAAATCATTGGTTCAGATTCATGAAAAGAATG gcTGGTACACACCTCCTAAAGAAGATGGCTAG
- the ube2q2 gene encoding ubiquitin-conjugating enzyme E2 Q2 isoform X2, with translation MSVSGLKAELKFLESIFDPNHERFRIIDWKPDELSCQFNVTGEKLLIIHCNITESYPSTPPIWFVDSDDPSLTEVLERLEDVRKGNTLLLQQLKRLICDLCRLYNLPQHPDVEMLDQPLPAGPINQDKKHGTTDEVTSEEEEEEEMAEDIEDLDHYDMKEEPVDGKKSEDDGIEKENLAILEKIRKNQRQDHLNVSVHSGAVSGSVQASDRLMKELREIYRSQSYKTGIYSVELVNDSLYEWHVKLRTVDPDSPLHSDLQVLKEKEGMDYILLNFSYKDNFPFDPPFVRVVSPVLSGGYVLGGGALCMELLTKQGWSSAYSIESVIMQINATLVKGKARVQFGANKNQYNLARAQQSYKSLVQIHEKNGWYTPPKEDG, from the exons ATGTCGGTGTCGGGGCTGAAGGCCGAATTAAAGTTCCTGGAGTCAATCTTTGACCCAAACCATGAGCGATTCAGAATAATCGACTGGAAGCCCGATGAACTGAGCTGCCAGTTCAATGTGACAGGAGAAAAGCTGCTGATTATTCACTGCAATATCACG GAGTCTTACCCTTCAACCCCACCAATATGGTTCGTTGATTCAGATGATCCAAGTCTGACTGAAGTCCTTGAACGCCTAGAGGATGTCAGAAAAGGCAATACTTTG CTCCTACAGCAGCTGAAAAGGCTGATCTGTGATTTATGCCGACTCTATAACCTGCCCCAGCATCCTGATGTGGAGATGCTGGATCAGCCACTTCCTGCTGGACCCATCAATCAAGACAAGAAG CATGGAACAACAGATGAAGTGACAtcagaagaagaggaggaagaggaaatgGCAGAG GATATTGAAGATCTAGACCACTATGACATGAAAGAGGAACCAGTTGATGGGAAAAAGTCGGAGGACGATGGCATCGAGAAGGAGAATCTGGCCATTCTGGAGAAAATCCGCAAGAACCAGAGGCAGGACCACTTGAACGTAAGTGTCCATTCG GGTGCGGTGTCTGGTTCAGTTCAGGCCTCTGACCGCCTCATGAAGGAACTCAGGGAGATCTATAGATCACAGAGTTATAAGACAG GTATCTATTCAGTGGAGTTAGTCAATGATAGCCTGTATGAGTGGCATGTCAAGTTAAGGAC GGTTGACCCAGACAGTCCGTTACACAGCGACTTGCAGGTTTTGAAGGAAAAAGAAGGCATGGACTACATTCTGCTCAATTTCTCTTATAAA GATAACTTTCCTTTTGATCCTCCCTTTGTACGGGTTGTGTCTCCTGTCCTGTCTGGAGG CTATGTTCTTGGAGGAGGAGCCTTGTGTATGGAGCTACTTACAAAACAG GGCTGGAGCAGTGCCTACTCAATAGAGTCAGTCATCATGCAAATCAACGCCACCTTAGTCAAAGGGAAAGCCAGAGTGCAGTTTGGAGCAAATAAG aaTCAATACAATCTTGCCAGAGCACAACAGTCATACAAATCATTGGTTCAGATTCATGAAAAGAATG gcTGGTACACACCTCCTAAAGAAGATGGCTAG
- the ube2q2 gene encoding ubiquitin-conjugating enzyme E2 Q2 isoform X1, which produces MSVSGLKAELKFLESIFDPNHERFRIIDWKPDELSCQFNVTGEKLLIIHCNITESYPSTPPIWFVDSDDPSLTEVLERLEDVRKGNTLLLQQLKRLICDLCRLYNLPQHPDVEMLDQPLPAGPINQDKKHGTTDEVTSEEEEEEEMAEQDIEDLDHYDMKEEPVDGKKSEDDGIEKENLAILEKIRKNQRQDHLNVSVHSGAVSGSVQASDRLMKELREIYRSQSYKTGIYSVELVNDSLYEWHVKLRTVDPDSPLHSDLQVLKEKEGMDYILLNFSYKDNFPFDPPFVRVVSPVLSGGYVLGGGALCMELLTKQGWSSAYSIESVIMQINATLVKGKARVQFGANKNQYNLARAQQSYKSLVQIHEKNGWYTPPKEDG; this is translated from the exons ATGTCGGTGTCGGGGCTGAAGGCCGAATTAAAGTTCCTGGAGTCAATCTTTGACCCAAACCATGAGCGATTCAGAATAATCGACTGGAAGCCCGATGAACTGAGCTGCCAGTTCAATGTGACAGGAGAAAAGCTGCTGATTATTCACTGCAATATCACG GAGTCTTACCCTTCAACCCCACCAATATGGTTCGTTGATTCAGATGATCCAAGTCTGACTGAAGTCCTTGAACGCCTAGAGGATGTCAGAAAAGGCAATACTTTG CTCCTACAGCAGCTGAAAAGGCTGATCTGTGATTTATGCCGACTCTATAACCTGCCCCAGCATCCTGATGTGGAGATGCTGGATCAGCCACTTCCTGCTGGACCCATCAATCAAGACAAGAAG CATGGAACAACAGATGAAGTGACAtcagaagaagaggaggaagaggaaatgGCAGAG CAGGATATTGAAGATCTAGACCACTATGACATGAAAGAGGAACCAGTTGATGGGAAAAAGTCGGAGGACGATGGCATCGAGAAGGAGAATCTGGCCATTCTGGAGAAAATCCGCAAGAACCAGAGGCAGGACCACTTGAACGTAAGTGTCCATTCG GGTGCGGTGTCTGGTTCAGTTCAGGCCTCTGACCGCCTCATGAAGGAACTCAGGGAGATCTATAGATCACAGAGTTATAAGACAG GTATCTATTCAGTGGAGTTAGTCAATGATAGCCTGTATGAGTGGCATGTCAAGTTAAGGAC GGTTGACCCAGACAGTCCGTTACACAGCGACTTGCAGGTTTTGAAGGAAAAAGAAGGCATGGACTACATTCTGCTCAATTTCTCTTATAAA GATAACTTTCCTTTTGATCCTCCCTTTGTACGGGTTGTGTCTCCTGTCCTGTCTGGAGG CTATGTTCTTGGAGGAGGAGCCTTGTGTATGGAGCTACTTACAAAACAG GGCTGGAGCAGTGCCTACTCAATAGAGTCAGTCATCATGCAAATCAACGCCACCTTAGTCAAAGGGAAAGCCAGAGTGCAGTTTGGAGCAAATAAG aaTCAATACAATCTTGCCAGAGCACAACAGTCATACAAATCATTGGTTCAGATTCATGAAAAGAATG gcTGGTACACACCTCCTAAAGAAGATGGCTAG
- the ube2q2 gene encoding ubiquitin-conjugating enzyme E2 Q2 isoform X3, producing the protein MSVSGLKAELKFLESIFDPNHERFRIIDWKPDELSCQFNVTGEKLLIIHCNITESYPSTPPIWFVDSDDPSLTEVLERLEDVRKGNTLLLQQLKRLICDLCRLYNLPQHPDVEMLDQPLPAGPINQDKKHGTTDEVTSEEEEEEEMAEQDIEDLDHYDMKEEPVDGKKSEDDGIEKENLAILEKIRKNQRQDHLNGAVSGSVQASDRLMKELREIYRSQSYKTGIYSVELVNDSLYEWHVKLRTVDPDSPLHSDLQVLKEKEGMDYILLNFSYKDNFPFDPPFVRVVSPVLSGGYVLGGGALCMELLTKQGWSSAYSIESVIMQINATLVKGKARVQFGANKNQYNLARAQQSYKSLVQIHEKNGWYTPPKEDG; encoded by the exons ATGTCGGTGTCGGGGCTGAAGGCCGAATTAAAGTTCCTGGAGTCAATCTTTGACCCAAACCATGAGCGATTCAGAATAATCGACTGGAAGCCCGATGAACTGAGCTGCCAGTTCAATGTGACAGGAGAAAAGCTGCTGATTATTCACTGCAATATCACG GAGTCTTACCCTTCAACCCCACCAATATGGTTCGTTGATTCAGATGATCCAAGTCTGACTGAAGTCCTTGAACGCCTAGAGGATGTCAGAAAAGGCAATACTTTG CTCCTACAGCAGCTGAAAAGGCTGATCTGTGATTTATGCCGACTCTATAACCTGCCCCAGCATCCTGATGTGGAGATGCTGGATCAGCCACTTCCTGCTGGACCCATCAATCAAGACAAGAAG CATGGAACAACAGATGAAGTGACAtcagaagaagaggaggaagaggaaatgGCAGAG CAGGATATTGAAGATCTAGACCACTATGACATGAAAGAGGAACCAGTTGATGGGAAAAAGTCGGAGGACGATGGCATCGAGAAGGAGAATCTGGCCATTCTGGAGAAAATCCGCAAGAACCAGAGGCAGGACCACTTGAAC GGTGCGGTGTCTGGTTCAGTTCAGGCCTCTGACCGCCTCATGAAGGAACTCAGGGAGATCTATAGATCACAGAGTTATAAGACAG GTATCTATTCAGTGGAGTTAGTCAATGATAGCCTGTATGAGTGGCATGTCAAGTTAAGGAC GGTTGACCCAGACAGTCCGTTACACAGCGACTTGCAGGTTTTGAAGGAAAAAGAAGGCATGGACTACATTCTGCTCAATTTCTCTTATAAA GATAACTTTCCTTTTGATCCTCCCTTTGTACGGGTTGTGTCTCCTGTCCTGTCTGGAGG CTATGTTCTTGGAGGAGGAGCCTTGTGTATGGAGCTACTTACAAAACAG GGCTGGAGCAGTGCCTACTCAATAGAGTCAGTCATCATGCAAATCAACGCCACCTTAGTCAAAGGGAAAGCCAGAGTGCAGTTTGGAGCAAATAAG aaTCAATACAATCTTGCCAGAGCACAACAGTCATACAAATCATTGGTTCAGATTCATGAAAAGAATG gcTGGTACACACCTCCTAAAGAAGATGGCTAG